From Crassaminicella indica, one genomic window encodes:
- a CDS encoding transposase, with the protein MARGQKRYTDKFKKTIVELYNSGKSLAKLNNGYAVSKSTMTGWIKKINLC; encoded by the coding sequence ATGGCTAGAGGTCAAAAGAGATATACAGATAAATTCAAGAAAACAATTGTAGAACTTTATAACTCTGGAAAGAGCCTGGCAAAGTTAAATAACGGATATGCCGTATCAAAATCAACAATGACTGGGTGGATAAAAAAAATAAATCTGTGCTAG
- a CDS encoding IS3 family transposase, which yields MCKVLKVYRSSYYKYLKKKSSNRELENKKIEKEILNIYKESRNRYGAPKINESLKTIGITISLKRTQLLMKN from the coding sequence ATGTGCAAGGTTTTAAAGGTATATAGAAGCTCCTATTACAAGTATTTAAAGAAAAAATCAAGTAATAGAGAGCTAGAGAATAAAAAGATAGAGAAAGAAATACTAAATATTTATAAAGAAAGTAGAAATCGCTATGGAGCACCTAAAATAAATGAATCACTGAAAACCATAGGTATAACTATTAGCTTAAAGAGAACCCAACTTTTAATGAAAAATTAG
- the rlmD gene encoding 23S rRNA (uracil(1939)-C(5))-methyltransferase RlmD, with the protein MINGVKKDEVYLVKIDDLGHNGEGIGKIEGFTVFADGGVPGDIVKVKITIVKKNYAIGKIIKLEKPSPDRIKPICEVANICGGCQTQHIDYQAQLRLKTNKVKANIERIGKLENVIVHETLGMKNPYHYRNKAQFPVGTENNEAIIGFYKRKTHDIVDIKRCYIQKMINDKIIKIVKAYISQYKISTYDEKTGKGLIRHILTKIGFATGEIMVVFITNGRNLPHKDEIIRLLKTEIPEIKSIIQNINKQKTNRILGQECIILYGEDKIVDYIGDLKFHISPLSFFQVNPIQTKVLYEKALEYADLNGDETVFDIYCGIGTISLFLAQKAKQVYGIELVGAAIEDAKENARINGIENVDFYTGAAEEVVPKLYEKGIRADVVVVDPPRKGCDEKVLNTIVKMNPKRVVYVSCNPSTLARDLKYLDDKGYKTVEVQPVDMFPHTAHVECCVSLKRK; encoded by the coding sequence ATGATAAATGGAGTAAAAAAAGATGAAGTTTATTTGGTGAAGATAGATGATCTGGGGCATAATGGAGAAGGTATTGGGAAAATAGAAGGCTTTACGGTATTTGCAGATGGGGGCGTACCAGGAGATATAGTGAAGGTTAAGATTACAATTGTAAAAAAGAATTATGCCATAGGAAAAATTATAAAATTAGAAAAGCCATCTCCTGATCGAATCAAACCTATTTGTGAAGTAGCAAATATTTGTGGAGGATGTCAAACGCAGCATATTGATTATCAGGCACAGCTAAGATTAAAAACCAACAAAGTAAAAGCAAATATTGAAAGAATAGGAAAGTTAGAAAATGTCATTGTTCATGAGACGTTGGGAATGAAGAATCCTTATCACTACAGAAACAAAGCACAATTTCCAGTAGGAACAGAAAATAATGAAGCTATTATTGGATTTTATAAAAGAAAGACGCATGATATTGTAGATATAAAAAGATGTTATATACAGAAAATGATAAATGATAAGATTATAAAGATTGTAAAAGCTTATATAAGTCAATATAAAATATCTACATATGATGAAAAAACAGGTAAGGGCTTGATACGTCATATTTTAACAAAGATTGGTTTTGCCACAGGCGAAATCATGGTAGTATTCATTACAAATGGAAGGAATTTACCACACAAAGATGAGATTATTAGATTGCTTAAAACTGAAATACCAGAAATAAAGAGTATTATACAAAACATTAACAAACAAAAAACAAATAGGATTCTTGGACAAGAATGTATCATTTTATATGGAGAAGATAAAATTGTAGATTATATTGGAGATTTGAAATTTCATATTTCTCCTTTATCATTTTTCCAAGTTAATCCTATACAAACTAAAGTTTTATATGAAAAAGCTTTAGAATATGCAGATTTAAATGGAGATGAAACTGTATTTGATATTTACTGTGGGATTGGTACGATCTCATTATTTTTAGCTCAAAAAGCAAAGCAAGTATATGGTATTGAACTAGTAGGTGCAGCTATAGAAGATGCCAAAGAAAATGCAAGAATAAATGGAATCGAAAATGTAGATTTCTATACTGGAGCAGCGGAAGAGGTAGTACCAAAGCTTTATGAAAAAGGTATTAGAGCAGATGTGGTAGTTGTAGACCCACCAAGAAAAGGATGCGATGAGAAGGTATTAAATACTATTGTAAAGATGAACCCGAAGAGAGTAGTATATGTTTCTTGCAATCCAAGTACTTTGGCTAGAGATTTAAAATATCTTGATGATAAAGGATACAAAACAGTAGAAGTACAGCCTGTTGACATGTTTCCACATACGGCGCATGTTGAGTGCTGTGTGTCGCTAAAGAGAAAATAA
- a CDS encoding acyl-CoA thioesterase, with protein sequence MYINDGYVRVRYEETDQMGVAYHGNYYTWFEVGRSSFFRSLGYTYVQLEKEGIILPVIESNCVYKIGARYDDELAIRTSIKELKGVRLKFEYEVIRKEDDVLLAKGSTTHAFVNTALKPVNFKKLNPEVWKALKDCCKEEE encoded by the coding sequence ATGTATATTAACGATGGATATGTTCGTGTAAGATATGAAGAAACAGACCAGATGGGGGTTGCTTATCATGGAAATTACTATACATGGTTTGAAGTAGGAAGGTCTTCTTTTTTTCGATCATTAGGATATACTTATGTGCAATTAGAAAAAGAAGGAATTATCTTGCCGGTTATAGAAAGTAACTGTGTATATAAGATAGGAGCAAGGTATGATGATGAATTAGCTATTCGAACAAGCATAAAGGAATTAAAAGGAGTAAGGCTTAAATTTGAGTATGAAGTGATAAGAAAAGAGGATGATGTATTGCTAGCAAAAGGAAGTACTACTCATGCATTTGTAAATACAGCGTTAAAGCCTGTAAATTTTAAAAAATTAAATCCTGAAGTATGGAAAGCCCTTAAGGACTGCTGCAAAGAGGAAGAGTAA
- the pyk gene encoding pyruvate kinase has protein sequence MRKTKIVCTIGPASESKDTLRKLMKMGMNVTRLNFSHGSHEEHQKRIDTIKKVREELNLPVAILLDTKGPEIRTGNFKDGEVFLEEGKNFTLTTRDILGDATIGSITYKDLPKDVRKGDIILIDDGLIALEVLDIIDGTDIKCTIRNSGVVKNHKGVNVPGVKINLPAITKKDRDDIIFGIKNGIDFIAASFVRKAEDVLAIREILEEYNAEDIQIISKIENQEGVDNIEKIIAVSDGIMVARGDLGVEIPTEKVPLVQKMIIKKCNSIGKPVITATQMLDSMIRNPRPTRAEVTDVANAIFDGTDAIMLSGETAAGKYPVDAVKTMANIAQTTEKALDYEAILREKSVGKEKSITDAISHATCSSAQDLGASAIITATASGYTARMVSKFRPKTPIIVATSSEKVMRKMALSFGTYPLLIEMGNSTDEVFDLSVNKALEAGYIKGGDLVIITAGVPVGVAGTTNIIKVHIAGRILVKGMGIGNTFAVGNVCVVKDLTDAEKKFKEGDILVTISTDKDMVPFMEKASAVITEVGGITSHAAIVGLNIHKPVIVGATDATKVLKSGDVVTVDSIRGLVYNGKVNVL, from the coding sequence ATGAGAAAAACAAAAATTGTGTGTACTATTGGACCTGCAAGTGAAAGCAAAGATACGTTAAGGAAACTTATGAAGATGGGGATGAATGTAACACGCCTTAATTTTTCTCATGGAAGTCATGAAGAACATCAAAAAAGGATTGATACCATTAAGAAAGTTAGGGAGGAGCTTAATCTACCAGTTGCAATTTTATTAGACACAAAGGGACCAGAAATTAGAACAGGTAATTTTAAAGACGGGGAAGTTTTTTTAGAAGAAGGGAAAAATTTTACGCTAACAACAAGGGACATTTTAGGAGATGCTACTATAGGAAGTATTACATACAAAGATCTTCCTAAAGATGTAAGAAAAGGCGATATTATTTTGATAGATGATGGTTTAATTGCTTTAGAGGTATTAGATATTATTGATGGAACAGATATAAAATGTACGATTAGAAATTCAGGTGTGGTAAAGAATCATAAGGGTGTAAATGTACCTGGAGTAAAAATCAATCTTCCTGCTATTACGAAGAAGGATCGAGATGATATTATTTTTGGTATTAAAAATGGTATAGATTTTATTGCTGCTTCTTTTGTTAGAAAAGCGGAGGATGTATTAGCTATAAGAGAAATTTTAGAAGAATACAACGCAGAGGATATTCAAATCATTTCTAAGATTGAAAATCAAGAGGGTGTTGACAATATAGAAAAAATCATTGCAGTTTCTGATGGTATTATGGTTGCAAGAGGAGATTTGGGTGTTGAAATACCAACAGAAAAAGTTCCACTTGTACAAAAAATGATTATAAAAAAATGTAATAGTATAGGAAAACCTGTTATTACTGCTACACAAATGCTAGATTCTATGATAAGAAATCCAAGACCTACTAGAGCGGAAGTAACAGACGTTGCTAATGCTATATTTGATGGCACAGATGCTATTATGCTTTCAGGGGAGACTGCTGCTGGAAAATATCCAGTAGATGCAGTAAAAACAATGGCAAATATTGCACAAACTACAGAAAAAGCATTAGATTATGAAGCAATTTTAAGAGAAAAAAGCGTAGGAAAGGAAAAAAGTATTACAGATGCTATAAGTCATGCAACATGCAGCAGTGCACAAGATTTAGGTGCGTCAGCTATTATTACTGCAACTGCATCAGGATATACAGCAAGAATGGTATCAAAATTTAGACCGAAAACGCCTATTATTGTTGCAACTTCAAGTGAGAAGGTTATGAGAAAGATGGCTTTATCCTTTGGAACATATCCATTGCTTATAGAGATGGGAAATTCTACAGATGAAGTGTTTGATCTTTCAGTAAATAAAGCGCTAGAGGCTGGATACATAAAGGGTGGAGATTTGGTAATTATTACAGCAGGTGTACCAGTAGGTGTTGCAGGTACAACTAATATTATCAAAGTTCATATTGCAGGGCGTATTTTAGTAAAAGGTATGGGGATTGGTAATACTTTTGCTGTAGGAAATGTTTGTGTTGTGAAGGATTTAACAGATGCTGAGAAAAAGTTTAAAGAAGGGGATATTCTTGTAACTATTTCAACAGATAAAGATATGGTTCCATTTATGGAAAAAGCTTCAGCTGTTATTACAGAAGTAGGAGGAATTACTTCACATGCAGCTATTGTAGGATTGAATATTCATAAACCAGTTATTGTTGGTGCTACTGATGCTACAAAGGTATTAAAAAGCGGAGATGTTGTAACAGTGGATAGCATAAGAGGTCTTGTATATAATGGGAAAGTCAATGTACTATAA
- a CDS encoding DNA polymerase III subunit alpha, with amino-acid sequence MEDFVHLHVHTEYSLLDGAVRIKELVKAAKELGMKAIAITDHGSMFGVIDFYKEAKKQGVKPIIGCEVYTAARSMLDKDPVKDKRQGHLVLLAKNNTGYKNLIKIVSLGYTDGFYYKPRIDTKVLEKYSEGIIALSACLAGDIQQKLLQNDYEGAKKEALRMKSIFGEGHFYLELQDHGLKEQKMVNTQLIRLSQETGIPLVATNDIHYLRREDGKIHDILLCIQTGKTIEDEDRLKFPTNEFYLKSKEEMKELFPYAKEALENTVKIANMCNVTFEFHQMHLPKYHVPQGYSAKEYLRKLCNEGLKRRYKEITDELLERLQYELTTIENMGYVEYFLIVWDFIRYAKENNIMVGPGRGSAAGSLVSYTLGITEIDPIKYHLIFERFLNPERVSMPDIDIDFCFERRQEVIDYVVRKYGKEKVAQIITFGTMAARAAIRDVGRAINMSYAEVDAIAKKIPMQLGISIDKALEIDKQFKEIYEKEKNAKYLIDAARAVEGMPRHASTHAAGVVIAKEAIDEYVPLYMHNEGITTQFTMTTLEELGLLKMDFLGLRNLTVIRDAIESIEKNHGVKIDFSNSKYDDPRVYELISKGDTLGVFQLESAGMRQFMKELKPDCFEDIVAGISLYRPGPMDSIPKYIEYKNNPEKIEYLHPKLEPILNVTYGCLIYQEQVMQVVRELGGYSYGRSDLVRRAMGKKKMEVMEQERQYFIHGKKDEKGNIEIPGCIRNGVPEEIGNQIYDEMIEFAKYAFNKSHAAAYAVLGYETAYLKAYYPVEFMAALITSIMGNAAKVAQYIEDCKKRNIEILPPSVNESRDKFIVQDGKIRFGLLAVKNVGTGVIDAIVKAREEKGKFLSFTDFCDKVDMKEMNKRAIESLIKAGAFDNLGANRAQLLAIYEKTMDGIQQDRKRNLEGQVSLFQAFEEIIPENVKRDDLPDIKEFPQKDLLIMEKEVLGLYISGHPLSEYEREIKEISTMNTGDLLELSENQQEDNRLKDGSYIRIGGLIGHRKNKITKNNNMMAFITLEDLFGSVEVLVFPKIFDKYINLLYEDSVVIIEGKISMREDEEPKIIAEKILPLMKKKDGEDFKKENQKLYLKISKGKDVNAVFKKIKPILTSYKGNVPVYLYLEEGNKKLRADKHLWVSLNDGLIKELNILLGEECVKIC; translated from the coding sequence ATGGAGGATTTTGTACATTTACATGTGCATACAGAGTATAGCTTATTAGATGGTGCAGTAAGAATTAAAGAACTCGTTAAAGCAGCAAAAGAGTTAGGGATGAAAGCTATAGCTATAACTGATCACGGTTCTATGTTTGGTGTTATTGACTTTTATAAAGAAGCAAAAAAGCAGGGGGTTAAACCAATCATAGGATGTGAAGTGTATACAGCGGCTAGAAGTATGCTGGATAAAGATCCAGTAAAAGACAAAAGGCAGGGACATCTTGTGCTTCTTGCAAAGAATAATACGGGCTATAAAAATCTTATAAAAATTGTATCTTTAGGATATACAGATGGTTTTTATTATAAGCCTCGTATTGATACTAAAGTCCTTGAAAAGTATAGTGAAGGGATTATTGCACTTAGTGCTTGTCTTGCAGGAGATATCCAACAGAAGCTTCTTCAAAATGATTATGAAGGAGCTAAAAAAGAAGCATTAAGAATGAAAAGTATATTTGGAGAAGGACATTTTTATTTAGAACTTCAAGATCATGGCTTAAAAGAGCAGAAAATGGTAAATACCCAATTAATAAGACTCAGTCAAGAAACAGGTATTCCTTTGGTTGCAACAAATGATATCCATTATTTAAGGCGAGAAGATGGAAAGATTCATGATATACTTCTTTGTATTCAAACAGGGAAGACAATTGAGGATGAAGATAGACTAAAATTTCCTACAAATGAGTTTTATTTAAAATCTAAGGAAGAGATGAAAGAATTGTTTCCTTATGCAAAGGAAGCTTTAGAAAATACAGTTAAGATTGCAAATATGTGTAATGTAACATTTGAATTTCATCAGATGCATTTACCAAAGTATCATGTTCCTCAAGGTTATAGTGCTAAGGAATATTTAAGAAAGTTATGTAATGAAGGACTGAAAAGACGATATAAAGAAATTACTGATGAACTTTTAGAAAGACTTCAGTATGAATTAACAACAATAGAAAATATGGGATATGTAGAGTATTTTTTAATAGTATGGGATTTTATAAGATATGCAAAAGAAAATAATATTATGGTAGGTCCAGGAAGGGGATCAGCGGCAGGAAGCTTAGTTTCATATACATTAGGGATTACAGAAATTGATCCTATAAAATATCATCTTATTTTTGAGCGTTTTTTAAATCCTGAACGTGTAAGTATGCCAGATATTGATATTGACTTTTGCTTTGAAAGAAGACAAGAAGTGATTGATTATGTAGTCAGAAAATATGGAAAAGAAAAAGTGGCACAAATTATTACCTTTGGAACAATGGCTGCAAGGGCTGCCATACGAGATGTGGGAAGGGCAATTAATATGTCCTATGCAGAAGTAGATGCTATTGCAAAAAAAATTCCGATGCAGCTTGGAATTTCTATTGATAAAGCATTAGAAATTGATAAGCAATTTAAAGAAATATATGAAAAAGAGAAAAACGCAAAATACTTAATTGATGCTGCAAGAGCTGTAGAAGGAATGCCAAGACATGCATCTACTCATGCAGCTGGGGTTGTTATCGCTAAAGAGGCCATTGATGAATATGTACCCTTGTATATGCACAATGAAGGCATTACAACTCAATTTACTATGACAACTTTAGAAGAGTTGGGCCTTCTAAAAATGGACTTTTTAGGCCTTAGAAATCTAACGGTTATAAGAGATGCTATTGAAAGCATAGAAAAAAATCATGGGGTAAAAATAGATTTTTCAAATAGCAAGTATGATGACCCTCGTGTTTATGAGCTTATCAGTAAAGGAGACACGTTAGGTGTGTTTCAGTTAGAGAGTGCAGGTATGAGGCAGTTTATGAAGGAATTAAAGCCTGACTGTTTTGAAGATATTGTAGCTGGTATTTCTCTTTATAGACCAGGACCTATGGATTCTATTCCTAAGTATATAGAATACAAAAACAATCCGGAAAAAATAGAATATTTACATCCAAAGCTTGAACCTATCCTTAATGTAACTTATGGATGTTTAATATACCAAGAACAGGTAATGCAGGTGGTAAGAGAGCTTGGAGGATATTCTTATGGACGAAGCGATTTAGTTCGTCGTGCTATGGGTAAAAAGAAAATGGAGGTAATGGAGCAGGAAAGACAGTATTTTATTCATGGGAAAAAGGATGAAAAAGGAAATATTGAAATTCCAGGGTGTATAAGAAATGGGGTACCAGAAGAGATTGGAAATCAAATTTATGATGAAATGATAGAATTTGCAAAATATGCCTTTAATAAATCTCATGCGGCGGCATATGCAGTGTTAGGTTATGAAACAGCGTATCTTAAAGCATATTACCCCGTAGAATTTATGGCAGCACTCATTACTAGTATTATGGGAAATGCTGCAAAAGTTGCACAATATATAGAGGATTGCAAAAAAAGAAATATAGAAATACTACCTCCAAGTGTAAATGAAAGTCGAGATAAGTTTATTGTACAGGATGGAAAAATTCGATTTGGTCTTTTGGCAGTGAAAAACGTTGGAACAGGTGTTATAGATGCAATTGTAAAAGCAAGAGAAGAAAAAGGCAAATTTTTAAGCTTTACAGATTTTTGTGATAAAGTGGACATGAAAGAAATGAATAAAAGAGCTATTGAGAGCCTTATAAAAGCAGGTGCTTTTGATAATTTAGGAGCGAATCGTGCACAGCTTCTTGCTATATATGAAAAGACGATGGATGGGATTCAGCAGGATAGAAAAAGAAATCTAGAAGGACAAGTATCTTTATTTCAAGCTTTTGAAGAGATTATTCCTGAGAATGTTAAAAGAGATGATTTACCTGATATAAAAGAGTTTCCACAAAAAGACCTTTTAATCATGGAAAAGGAAGTCTTAGGACTATATATTAGTGGACATCCTCTCTCGGAGTACGAAAGAGAAATCAAGGAGATTTCTACTATGAATACAGGTGATTTATTAGAGCTTAGTGAAAATCAACAAGAAGATAATAGGCTAAAAGATGGATCTTACATTCGAATAGGAGGACTTATTGGACATAGAAAGAATAAGATAACTAAAAACAATAATATGATGGCTTTTATAACCTTAGAGGACTTGTTTGGTAGTGTAGAAGTATTGGTTTTTCCTAAAATTTTTGATAAATATATAAATTTATTATATGAAGATAGTGTTGTAATTATAGAAGGGAAAATAAGTATGAGAGAAGATGAAGAGCCTAAAATTATTGCTGAAAAAATACTTCCTCTTATGAAGAAAAAAGATGGAGAGGATTTCAAAAAAGAGAATCAGAAGTTATATCTAAAAATTAGTAAAGGTAAAGATGTGAACGCTGTATTCAAAAAGATCAAACCAATTCTAACGAGCTACAAAGGAAATGTACCTGTATATTTATATTTAGAAGAAGGAAATAAAAAGCTAAGAGCGGATAAGCATTTATGGGTAAGCTTGAATGATGGTTTAATAAAAGAATTGAATATTTTATTAGGAGAAGAATGTGTAAAAATATGCTAG
- a CDS encoding DRTGG domain-containing protein, with product MTKNEHIIKYIKELPVGSKISVRKIAQDLDVSEGTAYKAIKDAERMELVSTIPRVGTIRVEKVEKKQIDKVTFAEVLNVVEGQILGGHEGIYKIVNKFVIGAMSIDEVEKYIRQGDLLIVGNRDDVHKLALDKGCAILITGGLSCKDEIKKIANEKKLPILSTSYDTFTITTMIDRALHERLIKKEILLTEDIMPHNLYYLKEHQRVGDMKKLIKRTGHSRFPVVDENMYVIGIVSPRDIAGADNDEPIANIMTKNPITVSLNTSVAYISHVMIWEGIKMVPVIEGKKLIGVITRQDVIKGLKVMRNQPHVAEPFEDMITNQCSVEETQTGIKFIGEVTPMMLNDRGIASAGVLVLLMSTAGCTAIKKQKNLDSVIDSFMIYYIKPLQLENKFEIYADIINVSRKFYKVDITAYHNDEIVAKAMMSAKQLRR from the coding sequence ATGACAAAAAATGAACATATTATCAAGTATATAAAAGAGTTACCTGTTGGAAGCAAAATATCTGTAAGAAAAATTGCACAAGATTTAGACGTGAGTGAAGGAACAGCATATAAAGCGATTAAAGATGCAGAAAGAATGGAGCTTGTTAGTACAATTCCAAGAGTAGGAACTATACGGGTTGAGAAGGTTGAGAAAAAGCAAATTGATAAAGTAACTTTTGCTGAAGTATTAAATGTTGTAGAAGGACAAATATTAGGAGGACATGAAGGTATTTACAAGATTGTCAATAAATTTGTGATTGGTGCTATGTCTATTGATGAAGTTGAAAAATATATCAGGCAGGGAGATTTACTGATTGTAGGAAATCGAGATGATGTACACAAGCTTGCATTAGATAAGGGGTGTGCAATCTTGATTACAGGAGGACTTTCTTGTAAAGATGAAATAAAAAAAATAGCCAATGAAAAGAAGCTACCTATTTTATCTACAAGCTACGATACCTTTACTATAACAACTATGATTGATCGTGCATTACATGAAAGGCTTATCAAAAAAGAAATCCTTTTAACAGAGGATATTATGCCGCATAATCTTTATTATTTAAAAGAGCATCAAAGGGTAGGAGATATGAAAAAGCTCATAAAAAGAACAGGACATAGTAGATTTCCAGTAGTAGATGAGAATATGTATGTTATAGGTATTGTATCTCCACGAGATATTGCAGGAGCAGATAATGATGAACCCATTGCAAATATTATGACAAAAAATCCTATTACAGTATCGCTTAATACATCTGTAGCTTATATTTCTCATGTAATGATTTGGGAAGGTATAAAAATGGTTCCTGTTATAGAAGGAAAGAAGCTCATTGGTGTGATTACTAGGCAAGATGTAATAAAAGGATTGAAAGTTATGAGAAATCAGCCCCATGTGGCAGAGCCTTTTGAAGATATGATTACAAATCAATGTAGTGTAGAGGAAACACAAACAGGAATAAAGTTTATAGGAGAAGTTACTCCTATGATGCTAAATGATCGAGGGATTGCTAGTGCAGGGGTTTTGGTATTACTTATGTCTACTGCAGGTTGCACTGCTATAAAAAAGCAAAAAAATCTAGATAGTGTTATTGATAGCTTTATGATTTATTATATTAAGCCTTTGCAGCTTGAGAACAAGTTTGAAATTTATGCAGATATTATTAATGTGAGTAGGAAATTTTATAAAGTAGATATTACAGCTTATCATAATGATGAGATTGTAGCAAAAGCGATGATGTCAGCAAAGCAGTTAAGAAGATAG
- a CDS encoding HD-GYP domain-containing protein produces MFKINTKFLKPGMILAKTIYGNDGQILLNAGVNLKESYIEKLMEIGISSIYIDTKETSDIIIEDVICEQNRFEAKNIIRETMKNLYNGDHIKTQELFRAVSNILDDLLMNKDIMLNLSDIKAVDDYTFAHSVNVCVLSIITGIAMGYNRERLEKLGIGAILHDIGKVAIPREILNKPDKLTDDEYKIIQGHPRLGYDLIKKHSSISSISAMIILTHHERYDGTGYPLGKKKEEIHEFSRIVAVADVYDALTSDRIYKNKILPHEALEYLKSMSSKQFDPCVVEKFVANVAAYPVGTIVKLSTGIKGIVVDVHKNHPNRPKVRCFWNKKGDKYLNQAEVNLVNLPSIRIVEVLEKLE; encoded by the coding sequence ATGTTTAAAATAAATACAAAATTTCTAAAGCCAGGGATGATCTTAGCAAAAACCATTTATGGCAATGATGGGCAAATTTTACTTAATGCTGGAGTAAACTTAAAGGAAAGCTATATTGAAAAGTTGATGGAAATAGGAATCAGTAGTATTTACATAGATACTAAAGAAACATCAGACATTATTATTGAAGATGTAATTTGTGAACAAAACAGATTCGAAGCAAAAAATATTATTCGAGAGACGATGAAAAATCTTTATAATGGTGATCATATAAAGACACAAGAATTGTTTCGTGCAGTAAGTAATATTTTGGATGATTTGCTTATGAATAAGGATATTATGCTGAATCTTTCAGATATTAAAGCTGTAGATGACTATACTTTTGCCCACTCTGTCAATGTTTGTGTCTTATCTATCATAACTGGGATTGCTATGGGATATAACAGGGAAAGATTAGAAAAACTGGGAATTGGTGCTATATTACATGATATAGGGAAGGTTGCAATTCCTAGAGAGATATTAAATAAGCCAGATAAATTGACAGATGATGAATATAAAATAATTCAAGGACACCCTAGGTTAGGATATGATTTAATTAAAAAACATTCTAGTATTAGTAGTATTAGTGCTATGATTATATTGACTCACCACGAAAGATATGATGGAACAGGATACCCATTAGGCAAAAAAAAAGAAGAAATTCATGAGTTTTCTAGGATTGTAGCAGTAGCAGATGTATATGATGCATTGACTTCTGATAGGATTTATAAAAATAAAATTTTACCTCATGAAGCCTTAGAATATTTAAAGTCTATGAGCAGTAAACAATTTGATCCTTGTGTTGTAGAAAAGTTTGTAGCAAATGTAGCAGCTTATCCTGTTGGAACTATTGTAAAATTAAGTACAGGTATTAAAGGAATAGTTGTAGATGTACATAAAAACCATCCTAATAGACCAAAGGTTAGGTGCTTTTGGAATAAGAAAGGAGATAAATATTTGAATCAAGCAGAGGTTAATCTTGTGAATTTACCTTCTATTAGAATTGTAGAGGTATTAGAGAAACTTGAATAG
- a CDS encoding HPr family phosphocarrier protein has translation MINREITVMNEEGLRARRAALFVQLANKFSSDIFVEKDTKKVDGKSIMCIMALGLLKGEKIFVTVDGPDEEQAMKEIVDFFEK, from the coding sequence ATGATTAATAGAGAAATAACTGTAATGAATGAAGAAGGGTTACGTGCAAGACGTGCAGCTTTATTTGTACAATTAGCTAATAAATTTAGTTCTGATATTTTTGTTGAAAAAGATACAAAAAAGGTTGATGGAAAGAGTATTATGTGTATTATGGCTTTAGGTTTGTTAAAGGGAGAAAAGATATTTGTAACAGTTGATGGACCTGATGAAGAACAAGCTATGAAAGAAATTGTAGATTTTTTTGAGAAATAA